A region of the Litchfieldia alkalitelluris genome:
TAGCTGTAGATACAGTAATAGAAGCAATTGATACAATTATTCAATCTGAAGACGGAGAGACTATTTCAGATATTCCGGTTCGTGACACGATGTATCAAGGACAAACACCTCAAAGCTTCAATATTAAAAAGCTAGTTGAACATTACAATTCACTTTCTGAAGAGCAAAAAGCGATACTAACAGATGCATGTAAAATATGCTCGATTAAAGGTGAAAAAGTAAAACTAGTTAGAGGGGAAGTATTTAATATTAAGGTTACTACCCCTTATGATCTTAAAGTTGCGAATGCAATTTTACAGGAGCGGATATCACTATGATTAATCAAGTATATCGACTCGTTTCACCAAGACAATTTGAAGTCACATATAAAGATCGTTCACTTCAATCAGATTATATTGTCGTTCGTCCCACTCATCTTTCGATTTGTGCAGCGGATCAAAGGTATTACACAGGATCTCGTGGTCAAGAGGCGATGGCTAAAAAACTGCCAATGGCACTGATTCATGAAGGAATTGGAAGTGTTGTATATGATGCGTCTGGGGAATTAAAGCCAGGTACACAGGTGGTGATGATTCCAAATACGCCGATCGAGAAGGATGAGATTGTCGCTGAGAACTATCTTCGTACAAGTAAATTCCGCTCAAGTGGGTATGATGGATTCATGCAGGATTATATTTTTCTAAAGCGTGACAGAATTGTTCCGCTATATGAAGGGATTAATCCACATGTAGCTGCATTTATGGAACTCATTACAATCGCTATGCATGCATTGGTTCGTTTTGAACAAAGAGCACATAGCCGACGCAATGTGTTTGGTGTATGGGGAGACGGTAATTTAGGTTATATAACTGCGTTATTCTTAAAGCGCAGATACAAAGATAGTAAGGTATATGTGTTTGGAAAGACACAATACAAACTAAACCACTTTTCATTTGTAGATGAAGCATACTCAATTGATACAATTCCTGAGGATATGTTAATTGATCATGCATTTGAGTGTGTTGGTGGGATTGGAAGCCAAACAGCCATTAATCAAACAATTGATTATTTAAGCCCTGAAGGTACAATATCTATTCTTGGGGTATCGGAATATCCTGTTGAAATTAATACACGTATGATTTTAGAAAAAGGAATTACGATGATCGGCAGTAGCCGTAGTGGTCGTGAAGACTTTGTTAACACGGTTAATTTTATGCAAGAGCATCCAGATGTGGAGAGCTATTTAGAAACAATTATTGGTGGCGTTCATGTAGTTAGAACAATTCAAGATATCATTAGTGCATTTGAAAGTGATTTAACAACATCTTGGGGAAAAACAGTAATGGAATGGAAGATATAAGATCTTTCATTCCATTTTCTAAGTCGTTTTCTTAGAGGAGGAGATGGAATGGAGTTCTTACGTTATTTACCTACCATCCTAGCAAAATATTTTGTGAAGCTAGCTTACTTGATTTGCACTCTAATTTTCCCAGTTAATCCTAAAAAGATTACTTTTGCTTCCTACCGTGCTGAAGAGCTGAAAGGAAACTTAGCGTATATTTATAAAGAAATTTCTTATGAATATCGTGATTATTCATGCCATTTTCTCTTTAAAAAATATAATTCTAGTTTCGGAGGAAAAGTAGATTACTTGAACCACATGTTAAAAGCTAGCTATCATATAGCAACATCACGTTATTTTTTTATTGATGATTACTACTTTCCCGTTTATGCGATTACTCCTCGTAAGGGATCAGAGGTCGTTCAGTTTTGGCATGCAGCAGGGGCATTTAAAAAATTCGGATACAGTACAATTGATAAACAATTTGGTCCGAGCGAAGCATATTTAAAGCATCTGAAGATACACTCAAATTATTCAAAGGCAATTGTAAGTTCCTCTGAAGTCATTCCGTTTTATGCGGAAGCTTTTGATATGCCTAAAGAGCAGGTACTACCATTAGGCTTGCCTAGAACAGATTATTTCTTTGATACGGACGAACATATTGAAACTAGAAATAGATTCTTTGAGGAATATCCAGAACTTATTGGTAAAAAGATTATGTTATATGCCCCAACGTTTCGTGGGAAAAGTCATTATCAGAGTTCGTTTAAAGCGCCAATTGATTTTGAAGCATTGAAGAAGAAGCTAGGAAATCAGTATGTTGTTTTGGTTAAACTTCACCCTTATATGAAATCGATTGACGTAAGCGATGAAGTTCAAGACTTTGTATACCATATTAAAGACAATTTTGATACACAGGAATTGATGACAATCTCAGATTTGTTGGTTACAGATTATTCATCAGTTGTGTTTGATTATAGTATTCTTTTGAAACCAATTGCATTTTTAGCAGATGATTTGGAATCCTATTTAGAAGAAAGAGATTTTTATTACGAATTCCATACCTTTATTCCAGGGCCATTTTTTGAGCAAACAGACGAGTTTGCTGACTGGGTAGAGAAAGGTGATTTCGATCTAAATAAGGTTACAACCTTTAGAGAACGCTTCTTTGATGTGAATGACGGGCAAGCAAGTAAGCGAATTGTTCAGGCTCTATTATCGACAGAGGCAAGTGTTGCTGAACAGCAAAAATTAACAAAAATGAGTTCTTAGGTAAGAGGGTTACTACAATCCTCTTTTCCTATTACATACCTATAAATGGAGGAGCTTAAATGAGTAGTACGGAAAAACGACCTAAACGATTAAATTGGAAAGAAAGATCGTTTGAAGTCAAAATGACCACCAAAACAGATAAACATAAAAATAATGAAGTGATACAAAGTAATGCTCCCGTGGAAAATGCTCCTAAACGTGAATTAGTATTGGACGCAGCTGGTACACTACCTCCTGAGAATTACATCCCACGTCGAAAAGTTACAAAGTTAAAATGGAATGGACCAATTTTTGAGATACAAGGATATTACTATCTTGAGAATCTACCTTTATTAAATGATGATATGGTGAAAAAGTCACTGGTTCTTATTAATGCAAGCGGCGAAAAAACTGAATTCCCACTCAAAGATAAGAATATTCGTCAGTTAAAAATTGATAAAGAACACGGTGTTGATGATTTGTATTTGTGGTCTGGTTTCCAAGGGAAGTATAACCTTGCCACTGACACTAGTGATGGTAAGCCACTTCCTGCAGGTACATATACTGTTTATTTAAAACTTGAAGTCTATGTTAGTACACGTAAAAAATATGAGCAATTATTCTCCTTAGGGAATATAAATGAATTTCTTAATGACGGCTTTTATTCAACTAAGATGGAGTACTTTTCAGCCAAGCGAGAAATGAAGTTCAATCTTTTAGCCACTTATGATGAAGGTGTTAAAACATTAAAAATTAAGTCGACTAAATTAAAAGACTTTAATCCTGCCGAATTAACAGCTGATGCGAGTAGGAAAAAAGGGTTGTTTTATCGTTTCTTCAAAAAGTATGGATTTAAGCTTTTCTACATGTTTTTTACTCTTTTCCCATTACAGACTAAAAAGGTGTTATTTGCATCCGATAGTCGAACCGATATGAGTGGGAACTTTGAATTTGTATTTGCAGAAATGCAGCGACGTGATTTAGATTTTGATTATCACTTTAGTTTGAGGAAAACGATTTTAGAAGAAAAATCATATAAAGAGATGATTGAGTTGGCTTATCATCTAGCTACATCTAAATTTATTGTATTAGACGACTTTTACCCAATGGTCTATCCATTAAGAATTCGTGCAAATGCTGAGCTTGTTCAATTATGGCACGCGGTTGGCGCATTTAAAACGTTCGGATATAGCCGTATTGGTCGACCAGGTGGTCCATCGCCATTATCGAAAAACCATCGAAATTATACAAAGGCCATCGTGAGTTCTAAAAATGTGGCAAAGCACTATGCCGAAGGCTTTGGAATTGATATTGGTCATATTGTTCCTACCGGTATTCCTAGAACTGATATATTCTTTGATCAGGATTATCAAAACCGAGTAAAAAATGACCTTTATGAACAATTTCCTTACTTAAAGGATAAGAAAGTAATCATGTTCGCCCCAACATTTAGAGGGAACGGTCAGCAGTCTGCACATTATCCGATGGAAGTCCTTGACCTAGACAAGCTTTATAAGAAGTTTAAGGATGAGTATGTTTTTCTATTTAAGGTTCACCCATTTGTGAAAAATGACTGGAGTATTCCTTACCAATATAGTGACTTCTTCTATGATTTTTCAGAGTACAGAGAAATCAATGATTTATTGTTTGTTACTGATGTCTTGATTACTGATTATTCTTCTGTTTGCTTTGAATTTGCTTTATTAAATAAACCAATGGTCTTCTTTGCCTTTGATGTGGCAGAGTATGTTCAAGAGCGAGACTTTTATTATGATTATCATTCCTTTATCCCTGGTCCACTTGTACGTTCAACAGGTGAATTAATTAAAACAATCGAGACAGGTAACTTTAAAATGGAAAAAATCCATCCTTTTGTTAATTATTTCTTTGAAAATACAGATGGTAAATCAAGCGCTAGAGTGGTTGACCAAATATTTTTAGAGCAACAAGGCAATGATGAAAACTTGAAGTAGAAGGGATGATTAAACTGTTCCCGAAGAATTCAAACTATTATTTTATTCCAAATATCATTGAAGGCTATGGTGGGCTTCCGCAAGCGATGCTTTATAGAGCTGACATGTTTCGTGAGTTTGCTCATATAGATGTTACCATTTTAACCTTTAACTTTGATCCAACTATCAATTACTTTACAAATACAGTAATAAACCAAGAGCGATATAAGTCACTTTCAATCTTGAATATGTATGATTTTCTAAAAGGGGAGAACCAGCATATTGTTCAAGAGCCAATTGAACGCCCTTTTGCAGAAGATGGATATACAATTGAAAGACTTGAAGAGGAAAATGCCTTCCGTTTCCTTAAAGATGGATTGCTAGAGAAAATCAAAAGCTTTGATCCAAGTAATCAACGATTACTATCTATACAATATTTCAATGAGAAGCAAGTATGTATTAAAAGAGAAGATGTTGATGAATATGGAAGAATAACTAGAACAACGGATTTTGAACAGGATCAGGGAGTACCTACTCAAGAATTTTATTATGATGAGCTAGGTCACTGTTATTTGCGGAAATTGTATACCGAGAAAAATGGAAAAGGTAAGATTGATCAAATTCAATGGTTTGATAGGAACGGCCATGTGAAAGAAATTTTCTCAACTGAGGAGGAACTTCAGGCGTATTGGATCGATTTCTTAACTGAAAAACCGATCAATCATTTCTTAATTGTAGACGGACGATACCTTGACCATGCAGTTCTTAGTATTAAGAAGGAAAATGTTTATTCAATCTTTGTGACACATAGTACTCACCTTAGAGCGCCATACCATTTTGATTCTGTTCTACGTTTAGGTAATCGACCAGTACTAAAGAATCCAGGAAAGCCTGATGGAATCGTCTTCTTTACTGAAGCTCAAAAAGCAGACGTTGTAAGACGAGTCGGTGAACGAAATACTTATTTCGTCATACCACATGCATACAAAGGTCCTACTACCTTGCCTGACTTCTCTAAAAGAGATGTAAAAAAAGCTGTGGTAGTTGCGAGATACCACAAGGAAAAGCAGGTTGATCATGCTATTAAAGCATTTAGAACAGTCGTTGATGAGATCCCTGATGCGCAATTAGATTTATACGGGTTTGGGGATGAGTTAATTCCTTTACAAGAGTTAATTGATTCCTTGAACCTTACGGAAAATGTATTCTTAAAAGGGATGATTGATTACTCAGGCGAGGCATTCGAGGATGCGAGTTTCTCTGTGTTAACTAGTAAGTATGAAGGCTTTGGCCTTGTCATTCTTGAAAGTCTGGCTCATGGTTGCCCAGTAGTTAGTTATGATATTAAATATGGTCCAAGTGACATGATAACTAATGGTGTTAATGGCTATTTAGTTAAAAAAGATGATATAGAGGAATTAGCCGCTCAAATGATTCAATTGTTTAAAGATCCTAATCTTGTTGAACAAATGAGCTTACAGGCCTTTAAAGTGGCACAGAAATTTGATGAACCTACTTTTGTTAAAAAATGGAAACTTCTATTTGACACAATTATCGAACAAAAGCCACGGCGAAACCAGTTATCAGGTTTTGAGTTTAACCTTAACAAGTCGGACTGGTTGGAACGGCCTTTGGGAACATATGGGGTTGAAGGGAAATTGTCCTTAGTAGGCAACTATCCAAAAACAACCTTGAGCGAAATGGAGATTTTTTGGAAAGTTGAAGAAAGAGAAACAAGGGAGCAATTCTTCGTCAAACCTACAATGATTCCCGTTTCAAAGAAAGAATGGCGTGTTCACGGAGTATTTCCGGTATTTAATCTATATCATAACCTGAGCAACCTACCAGTAGGAACGTGGGATATCAGCTTAATACTAAAGTGGAATAATGCCTTTTTTGAAAAAAGAATTGGCTACCAAAAATCAGCGGAAGCTGCAAAGGAAAAAGCTGAAATTAAATCTAAGTATGTGTTTGAACCATATTATACAAAGCCATATGGAAACTTATCGTTTAGAGTCAAATAGTATTAATACTACTCTCATTATTGGTGAATTAGAAAGGAATACAGCATGCTTAACAAAAAAGCAGTTATGAATCTTTCGTTTGTTGATTCAAGCCTCGACCAGTTCGTTAAAGAGCTTGAACACTATATTGACACCTCGACAAAAGCACATGTTGTTACGGCGAATCCAGAAATCATCATGTATGGTGAGAAAGATCCTTCATATAAAAAAATCCTAGAGCAAGCTGAGTTTATGACGCCTGATGGAATTGGTGTAGTCATTGCATCAAAGATTCTTGGTGACCATCTCCAAGAACGAATTGCTGGCTTTGATGTAATGGAGCGGTTGCTACAATTATCAAGTGAGAAGCAGTATAAGCTTTATTTTATAGGAGCATCACAAGATGTGATTGAAACAGCTGTAGGGAATATGAAAAGAAAATATCCTTCTCTTTCAGTGGTTGGTTATCATAATGGATATTTTGATTGGGATGATAATGTTTTAGTAGAAACAATTGCTGAAAGCAAGCCAGACATTATATTTGTAGGACTAGGTTTCCCAAAGCAAGAGCAGTGGATTTCGAAATCTATCGATTCTTTTAACAAAGGAATCTTTATTGGTGTTGGCGGGAGCTTCGATGTTTGGGCTGGAAAAGTAAAGCGAGCTCCAATAGTATGGCAGAAGCTGAATATCGAGTGGCTCTATCGCTTAGTTAATCAGCCAACAAGATGGAGAAGGATGCTTGTATTGCCACAATTTTTGATTAAGATTATTGGAATTCGGATGTTAAAAAAGTAAATTATTAGGGCTGTCTAAAAGTCATTGTTGTGAAATGTGACATTTAGACAGCCTTTTTTAATTGGTTGAGTTCGGCTTAGAACTCTTGCGAGGGGGGAGGGAGTGGAGGTTCAGTGCTTGGACACCTTGGAGAAACTCCGATCAATTCAGAAGTCTATCCTGAAAATAACCTAGGTTGTGGAGTTCCATGGGCTGCGATCCACTTGCTTTCCGCGGGGTGGTCCGTGAGCCTCCTCGTCGCCAGGGGCGGGCTTCTGCGGGGTCTCACGAGACCACTGGATCCCGCAGGAGTCAAGTGGCTCTCCGCTCATTCCACACTAAGTCCAACAACATTTTCATTCTCTATGGTGCGAATTTTTTGTAGCATTGGGGTCTTCTGAAAACAACTTAGATAAGCGGTTAGAAAGGGAACCACAGGGGTGTCTGATTCCCTTTTTGATGCCAAAAGCCTTGGAGAGGGAATCAAAGAGTGTGTCTGATTCCCTTTTTGAAGCCAAAAGCCTTGGAAAGGGAATCAAAGAGTGTTTCTGATTCCTTTTCTGATGCCAGAAGCCTGAGAAAGGGAATCAAAGAGTGTGTCTGATTCCTTTTCTGATGCCAGAAGCCTGAGAAAGGGAATCAAAGAGTGTGTCTGATTCCTTTTCTGATGCCAAAAGCCTTGGAAAGGGAATCAAAGAGTGTGTTTGATTCCTTTACTCAAGCCAAAAGCCTTAATAAGGGCATCAAAGTTTTTTGGTTATTACAAATAACACCTAAATGTATAACATGAGACGTCCTGATTGTAATCGGCGCACTGTTTCTGCTGGGGCTCACAAGACCGCTTAGATCCAGCTGGAGTCGAGTGAACCTTCGCCCATTTCCAATAATAGTTTTTGTCCTCTATCGTGCGAATAAATCACGTCTTTTAAAATTCTCCTTATTGTGGAAGAATCGACCAATAATTCTGAGCCAATCGTAGATAATAAGGGTTAAAAACATGAGGGGGGATTTGATGAGGTATTTAAAATTCCTTATTGCATGTATAGTATTTTTACAAATGAACGCACTTACCTATGCAACTGATTCTATAGAAGAAGGAAATCTCCCGGTAATAATCGCTCATCGCGGCGCATCTGGAAGCTATCCTGAGAATACATTAGTGGCATATCAGAAAGCGATAGAAGCTGGAGCAGACTATCTAGAAATAGATTTACAAATGACGCAGGATGGACATTTAGTAACCATTCATGATCAAACAGTTAATGACACGACTAATGGAACTGGAAAAGTTAGTAGCTTTAGCTTAAATGATTTACAAAAGCTAGATGCAGGTTCATGGCTTGATAAACAGTATAAAGGCGTAAAGATACCAACATTAGCTGAAGTGTTTAGGACATTTGGAAACTCCGCCCAATATTATATAGAAGTTAAAAAGCCAAATGCCTACATAAACATGGAAGAAAAGCTAATAGAAGAGATCAGAAATAACAAAATAAACTTAGAAAATATCATTATTCAATCATTTGAGCTGAAAAGCCTTGAAAAAATACATAAATTAGAACCAAGCATAAAGCTTGTGATGCTTTATTGGAAGAAAAATAAAATACCTACCAATGACTGCCCTAAGCTTAAGCAGTTAGCGTACGCAGTTGGAATGAATCATGATAGAGTGACGGCAGACATGGTCAAACAAGTACATGAACAGGGTCTACGGCTCCATGTATATACCGCAAATGATGATGAAGAGATTGATGCTGCTTTAAAATCCGGAGTTGATGGAATTTTTACTAACTATCCGGAAAAGTATAATCGAGATCTTCTATTCATGTTATTTAGATAAAAATAAATAAGTAAGTAAAAATAGTATGAAGCACACAATTTAAAATTGTACCATAGCCAGTCGCCAAAAAGCTGCTGATTCCCTCAGCTAAGATCACGAGGGTACGAACTTACGGTTGGGAGATCGGCTTAAGCACCAGAACTCATAAATAGACGGAAATATGAGACTGTCGATTAATAGGGTAAGCAAATTTAGTTAAGTTGAATTTCTCAAATAATAGACCTATTTGGCTTGATTTTATGTATATTCCACCTGTTTTTACGCATTATTTGCTTTAATTTAACCAAGTTGTTCATGTTTTTAAACGAGATGGTGAGTTAATCGACAGTCTCAATATTCCACTTAATTAGTAATTAATATGAAAAAAAGCTGATATAGACGGAGAAATTACTCCTATTGACTTGAAAGACTAGAAAATGGGAGATTTTACTGTGCATAAGCGGAAAAACTCCCCTAATTTCCCCCGAAACAAGCTCCATTCTGCATGTAACCGTAAAATCTCCGCTTATATTACTTTAGCTGCTTCTCCGATTAGGACAAGGCATCTTATTTAGAAGATTACGATGAACCGTATTACCTGTGAGTGAGGTTTTATTCAAAGTAGGTTCCAGATAGAGAAACTCAGGTGCCATTACGACTGTCATTGCGCGGAACAATTTTTTAAAAAGCACCTCAAAAGGAGCGGTTTAGGAATATAGTGTGGCTTTTTTCTGTTTAGGTGTTTACCTTTTTAAATGTTAAGGTATTGTTAAGGTTTAATATTTATTATTTTATTCAGGAATATGAAACTAAATTGCCACTAATACGTCTAATAATTGGGACTGTAAAAAAATACTGTTTAAGTATCTATCTTGTTGTGGTATTATCACTTGTAGTGTATTAAAAATGTAAATGTTAAAAGCGACAAAAAATTACCAAACATTTACGAATAAATATTAAGTAGTATTCTAAGTAGAAAAATATAGAATCGGATACAGTAAGGTTGAGGAGGATTTTTACATGCTTGATGTAATGCTTTATGTAACATTAGTTATATGTTTTGTAGCTTCGATCCTCGTTACACCACTTGTAAAAAAGTTGGCGTTAAAAATTGGAGCAACAGATCAACCAAATAATCGAAAAGTACATCAAACAGTGATGCCTCGACTTGGTGGATTAGCAATCTTTATAAGTTATGTGATTGGTTTTATTATATTAATGCCTGAAAGCCCATATAAATATCCAATTCTTATTGGAAGTTTTATTATTGTGATCACAGGTATGATTGATGATATGTTCGATATAGCAGCTAGATGGAAACTGCTTGGTCAGGTCATTGCAGCATTAGTGGTTATCTTAAATGGAGTGGATATTGACTTCATTAACCTTCCGTTTGGTGGACAAATTGAGTTTGGAATGTTTACAATTCCTTTAACGATATTATGGATTGTTGGAATTACGAACGCAATTAACCTGATAGATGGCCTTGATGGTCTTGCTGCAGGAGTATCGTCTATTGCACTAATTACCATTTCAGGAATGGCGATTATCATGGGTAATAGCTTTGTTGTAGCGATGGGCTTTATTTTATTAGGAAGTACACTTGGATTTTTAATTTATAATTTCCACCCAGCGAAAATTTTCATGGGTGATACAGGGGCTTTATTCTTAGGTTATATGATTGCAGTGTTATCATTATTAGGATTTAAAAATGTAGCTGTTATTTCATTCATTGTGCCAATCATTATTTTAGGCGTTCCGATTTCTGATACGATCTTTGCGATTATTCGTCGAGTTGTTCATAAGCAGCCAATTGGTGCACCTGACAAGTCTCACTTGCATCACTGTTTATTGCGCCTGGGTTATGGTCACAAGAAGACAGTCCTGATTATCTATTGCATAAGCGCATTATTCGGAGTAATTGCTGTTGTGTTCTCTCAAGCAACAACATGGGGATCATTAATGGTTGTATTTGCTCTGTTACTAGTGATTGAATTAGTGGTTGAAAAAATTGAGCTTGTCGGAGAACAATATAAGCCAATTATTAAAATAGTACGAGGCATACGTGGAATCCGCTATTCGTACGGCAAAAAGTAACCTGGAGATTGCTCTCCAGGTTATTTTTTTAGGCTCCTCTCAAAGTTGTTCGAAGTCGCCCAAGGTTCGGACAGCTTTTGTTCGAAGGCTCATGAAGTTGTCCGAAGTCGCTTAAGGTTCGGACAAATTTTGCTTGATGGCCCTCGAAGTTGTCCGAAGAGGGCAAAGGTTCGGACAGCTTTAGCTCGAAGGCCCTCGAAGTTGTCCGAAGTCGCTCAAGGTTCAGACAGCTTAAGCTTGAAGGCCCTCGAAGTTGTCCGAAGATGCCCAAGGTTCGGACAGCTTTTGCTCAATGGCCCTTGAAGTTATCCGAAGAGGGCAAAGGTTCGGACAGCTTTAGCTTGATGGCCCTCGAAGTTGTCCGAAGTCGCTCAAGGTTCGGACAGCTTTTGCTTGAAGGCCCTCGAAGTTGTCCGAAGAGGCCCAAGGTTCGGACAGCTTTTGCTCGAAGGCTCATGAAGTTGTCCGAAGTCGTCCAAGGTTCGGACAGCTTTTGTTCGAAGGCTCATGAAGTTGTCCGAAGTTGCTCAAGGTTCGGACAGCTTTAGCTTGATGGCCCTCGAAGTTGTCCGAAGAGGGCAAAGGTTCGGACAGCTTTAGCTCGAAGGCCCTCGAAGTTGTCCGAAGTCGCTCAAGGTTCGGACAGCTTAAGCTTGAAGGCCCTCGAAGTTGTCCGAAGATGCCCAAGGTTCGGACAGCTTTTGCTCAATGGCCCTTGAAGTTATCCGAAGTCGTCCAAGGTTCGGACAGCTTTAGCTTGATGGCCCTCGAAGTTGTCCGAAGAGGCCCAAGGTTCGGACAGCTTTTGCTCGAAGGCTCATGAAGTTGTCCGAAGTCGCCCAAGGTTCGGACAGCTTTTGCTCGGAGGCTCATGAAGTTGTCCGAAGTCGTCCAAGGTTCGGACAGCTTTTGCTCGAAGGCTCATGAAGTTGTCCGAAGTGGTTCAAGGTTCGGACAGCTTAAGCTCAACCACAATCGAAGTTGTCCGAAGTTGCTCAAGGCCCCAGCTTTTTTTATCATTGTCCATGGGTTTACCACAGCCTTACATCACATCTAATCAACATCACGAGATTTTCCCCCCACAAAAAAAGACGCATTCCCAACCCCTAAACGGGGAGGATAAGCGCCTTTTATCATGATATTATTGGTTCTGGTTTTCAGTCTCTAATTCATCTTCACTATTAACAAGTGAACTTTCATTTCTTTCACCTAAGGAATTTAAGCGAAGGTGATTTTGGAATGTAGAAGAGATTTCTTCTAGATTTGCCTGATCAAGCTGGTAATAATACGTTGGAGTCCAAAGGTCGGCACCTTGTAAATGGAACGACTCAATTTGTAGCTTTGACCCTTCTGTAGCATAATCATGTAATGCAATTAATTCGCCGAACTTAAAGTTAGTTGTAATATTGTCTCCTAATGCGTCAATGACACCACCGTACTTAGAAACAGATGCAACAGACGCAGCACGTTGGATGATTGCTTGAAGAACTAGCTGTTGTCTTTTGCCACGTTCAATATCATTATCTATTTTTCGTGTTCTTGATAATGCTAATGCTTCTTCACCGTTTAACAGCTGAAAACCTTCCTCAAGTTGAATGGCATTTTTACGATCTTGGCTATCCATTTCACTGAAAGAGACAGGAACATCTACATAAACACCATCAAGTGCTTCAACAACATCAATAAAGGCTTCGAAATTCAGTTTCACAAAGTAATCAACCGGGATATCAAACAATTCTTCAACTGTTTCGATGGTGCTTTCTGCACCGTTATAGTAGGCATGGTTGATTTTATCTTCTTTACCCATTGAAGGAATATAAACAAGAGAATCTCTAGGAATACTCACCATCTTAACTGACTTTTCTTGCTCATTTAATGTTGCAAGAATTAAAGCATCTGTTCTGGTTGCTGTACCAAGCTCACGCTTAGCACTATCGTCGACTCCCATGAATAGAATAGATATATTGTCATGTTTTGGATTAACTGCTATTTCACGTTTTTCTGACTTTTCCCCACGTTCAAGTGTTTCTTGTGACGTTTCTGCAGCAGACGCAGCTTTATTGAACAAATAGGTTGCATATGTTGCGATACCAAGTCCTATT
Encoded here:
- a CDS encoding glycerophosphodiester phosphodiesterase, with protein sequence MRYLKFLIACIVFLQMNALTYATDSIEEGNLPVIIAHRGASGSYPENTLVAYQKAIEAGADYLEIDLQMTQDGHLVTIHDQTVNDTTNGTGKVSSFSLNDLQKLDAGSWLDKQYKGVKIPTLAEVFRTFGNSAQYYIEVKKPNAYINMEEKLIEEIRNNKINLENIIIQSFELKSLEKIHKLEPSIKLVMLYWKKNKIPTNDCPKLKQLAYAVGMNHDRVTADMVKQVHEQGLRLHVYTANDDEEIDAALKSGVDGIFTNYPEKYNRDLLFMLFR
- a CDS encoding glycosyltransferase family 4 protein, with protein sequence MLYVTLVICFVASILVTPLVKKLALKIGATDQPNNRKVHQTVMPRLGGLAIFISYVIGFIILMPESPYKYPILIGSFIIVITGMIDDMFDIAARWKLLGQVIAALVVILNGVDIDFINLPFGGQIEFGMFTIPLTILWIVGITNAINLIDGLDGLAAGVSSIALITISGMAIIMGNSFVVAMGFILLGSTLGFLIYNFHPAKIFMGDTGALFLGYMIAVLSLLGFKNVAVISFIVPIIILGVPISDTIFAIIRRVVHKQPIGAPDKSHLHHCLLRLGYGHKKTVLIIYCISALFGVIAVVFSQATTWGSLMVVFALLLVIELVVEKIELVGEQYKPIIKIVRGIRGIRYSYGKK
- a CDS encoding LCP family protein, with the protein product MKNNQRQQYLKKKRRKRVMLWIMVPFLLIGLGIATYATYLFNKAASAAETSQETLERGEKSEKREIAVNPKHDNISILFMGVDDSAKRELGTATRTDALILATLNEQEKSVKMVSIPRDSLVYIPSMGKEDKINHAYYNGAESTIETVEELFDIPVDYFVKLNFEAFIDVVEALDGVYVDVPVSFSEMDSQDRKNAIQLEEGFQLLNGEEALALSRTRKIDNDIERGKRQQLVLQAIIQRAASVASVSKYGGVIDALGDNITTNFKFGELIALHDYATEGSKLQIESFHLQGADLWTPTYYYQLDQANLEEISSTFQNHLRLNSLGERNESSLVNSEDELETENQNQ